One region of Candidatus Methanomethylicota archaeon genomic DNA includes:
- a CDS encoding NUDIX hydrolase: MKLEGRNGFIPDPLYNEIVKHMPIPSVEAIIVRDDKLLFLRRKNDPAKGQWWFPGGRIRRGESIEEALLQEVKEETGLTVTRYRFVNVYLRVFPERHDITIVYLCECDDGEVKLNDEHSEFKFFEEIPKDIHPYLLKAIQDSGWKPLKDG; encoded by the coding sequence ATGAAGCTTGAAGGCAGGAATGGCTTTATCCCTGATCCCTTATATAATGAAATAGTTAAGCATATGCCTATTCCATCTGTGGAGGCAATCATAGTTAGGGATGATAAACTACTATTTTTAAGGAGGAAGAATGATCCTGCCAAGGGGCAGTGGTGGTTTCCTGGAGGGAGAATTAGAAGGGGAGAATCTATTGAGGAAGCTCTGCTTCAGGAGGTTAAGGAGGAAACTGGATTAACTGTAACTAGATATAGGTTTGTAAATGTGTATTTAAGAGTTTTCCCTGAAAGGCATGATATAACTATAGTTTATTTATGTGAATGTGATGATGGGGAGGTTAAGTTGAATGATGAGCATTCGGAATTCAAATTCTTTGAAGAAATACCTAAAGACATTCATCCATACCTGCTCAAGGCAATTCAAGATTCCGGCTGGAAACCTCTAAAAGATGGATAA